One region of Streptomyces sp. NBC_00442 genomic DNA includes:
- a CDS encoding MarR family winged helix-turn-helix transcriptional regulator — MESLRIYGGHYTELSRRFAAWLGLHSTDATAVLEIAAAEERGTPLSPARLSERISLSTGATTALLNRLEAAGHITRAREHTDRRIVTLRSGGHIQERADEFFGPLAHRLDAAMSHYPPQFLEQVEAFMAGLNTTMDSHLAEQDAVTPRSVRTPEERTP; from the coding sequence ATGGAGTCGCTGAGGATCTACGGCGGCCACTACACCGAACTCAGTCGGCGCTTCGCCGCCTGGCTGGGCCTGCACTCCACGGATGCGACCGCGGTCTTGGAGATCGCCGCAGCCGAGGAGCGCGGCACCCCCCTGTCGCCGGCGCGGCTGAGCGAGCGGATCTCCCTGTCCACCGGCGCCACCACCGCCCTCCTGAACCGCCTCGAAGCGGCAGGGCACATCACCCGCGCCCGCGAGCACACCGACCGGCGCATCGTCACGTTGCGCAGCGGCGGCCACATCCAGGAACGGGCGGACGAGTTCTTCGGCCCGCTCGCCCACCGCCTCGACGCCGCGATGTCGCACTACCCGCCCCAGTTCCTGGAACAGGTGGAGGCGTTCATGGCCGGCCTGAACACCACCATGGACAGCCACCTCGCGGAACAGGACGCGGTGACACCGCGCTCCGTTCGCACCCCCGAGGAACGAACTCCCTGA
- a CDS encoding alpha/beta fold hydrolase, with the protein MTSSPGSADDTATASRHAARLSVRTAPPNPQAAVVLLHGGRADGLAAPPWINLPALRLRFFGTAILRARPRNTLLLASVRYRRRGWNGPLADPVHDARDALDELGRLSPGLPVVLVGHSMGGRAALRAAAHPSVRGVIALAPWCPAGEPASHLRDKTVVMLHDPRDRVTRADLTWAFARRARAQGADVHAVKMPHGGHTMLHGAQGWHHMTALCAAAVLDGTPPPHPIPSL; encoded by the coding sequence ATGACGTCCTCCCCCGGCTCCGCCGACGACACGGCGACGGCCTCGCGTCACGCTGCCAGGCTGAGTGTGCGCACGGCGCCCCCGAACCCCCAGGCCGCCGTGGTGCTGCTGCACGGCGGGCGCGCCGACGGCCTCGCAGCGCCTCCGTGGATCAACCTGCCCGCGCTGCGACTGCGTTTCTTCGGGACCGCGATCCTGCGTGCCCGGCCCCGGAACACCCTGCTGCTCGCCTCGGTGCGCTATCGCCGACGCGGCTGGAACGGGCCGTTGGCCGACCCCGTCCACGACGCCCGTGACGCCCTCGACGAACTGGGCCGTCTCTCCCCCGGCCTCCCGGTCGTCCTCGTGGGCCACTCCATGGGCGGCCGTGCTGCCCTGCGGGCCGCAGCCCACCCATCGGTACGCGGCGTCATCGCGCTCGCCCCCTGGTGCCCGGCGGGCGAGCCCGCCTCCCACCTGCGGGACAAGACCGTCGTGATGCTGCACGACCCCCGGGACCGCGTCACCCGGGCCGATCTGACATGGGCCTTCGCCCGCAGGGCCCGCGCCCAGGGCGCCGATGTGCACGCGGTGAAGATGCCGCACGGCGGCCACACCATGCTCCACGGCGCCCAGGGCTGGCACCACATGACCGCCCTGTGCGCCGCCGCCGTCCTGGACGGCACACCGCCGCCCCATCCGATCCCGTCTCTCTGA
- a CDS encoding alpha/beta fold hydrolase, with the protein MFSDFTHGHDGERLSGIYAGDPSDPTVVVLHGAGSSSKERLLPLVREFVNRGCRGVALDFSGHGESTGELGELSLRRRFGQAVGVIDAYGGAEGPLVLVGFSMSGQTVADLVAHYGDRVTALGLCAPAVYTEEAWDVPFGDGNGRFSGIIRRPDSWREARALQVLRAYEGRAVLAVPGTDAVIPAAVTESVQEALATRSQYTRFELPNAQHQLAMWFRDHGEDRREFVDAVLTGLDDQGWSATRTWVAKQLGNGREVTGSRLLSGGWSSQMRRLSLDDGTALVQRTFVKPFFRHHGPGLLTREASVLTLLAGQENIPAPDFVAVDATAEHCDHPTLLMSALPGRVRVDEDDLARRLDLLAAQLVGIHGVVPDERPRTYQAWTPPERVRTPDGPLWERAVDALRREPPAYDGRFLHRDFHPGNVLFAGTGPTLRITGVVDWVETSWGPADLDVAHCSTALALLHGPAHGLEFRERYEAQGGRCLADDHDHLYWRLLDALHYCPDAAKLAGPWRELGRDDLTSDVVAERLEAYVDGLLRRYG; encoded by the coding sequence ATGTTTTCCGACTTCACGCACGGCCACGACGGTGAACGCCTCAGCGGTATCTACGCCGGTGATCCCTCCGATCCCACCGTGGTGGTGCTGCATGGCGCGGGCAGCAGCAGCAAGGAGCGACTGCTCCCGCTGGTAAGGGAGTTCGTGAACCGCGGCTGCCGAGGGGTGGCCCTCGATTTCTCCGGGCACGGCGAAAGTACGGGAGAACTCGGCGAGTTGAGCCTGCGGCGACGGTTCGGACAGGCCGTCGGGGTGATCGATGCGTATGGCGGCGCGGAGGGGCCGCTGGTCCTGGTGGGCTTCAGCATGAGCGGGCAGACGGTGGCGGATCTCGTGGCGCACTACGGGGATCGGGTGACGGCGCTGGGGCTGTGCGCGCCCGCCGTGTACACCGAGGAGGCGTGGGACGTGCCCTTCGGGGACGGGAACGGGCGGTTCAGCGGCATCATCCGGCGGCCGGACAGCTGGCGGGAGGCGCGTGCGCTTCAGGTGCTGCGGGCGTACGAGGGCCGGGCGGTGCTGGCCGTGCCGGGCACGGACGCGGTCATTCCGGCCGCGGTGACCGAGTCCGTACAGGAAGCGCTGGCCACCCGCTCCCAGTACACGCGGTTCGAACTTCCCAACGCACAGCACCAGTTGGCGATGTGGTTCCGCGATCACGGCGAGGACCGGCGGGAATTCGTCGACGCGGTGCTGACCGGCCTCGACGACCAGGGCTGGTCGGCTACCCGTACATGGGTGGCCAAGCAGCTCGGCAACGGCCGTGAGGTCACCGGCTCGCGCCTCCTGTCCGGTGGCTGGAGCTCCCAGATGCGCCGGCTCAGCCTCGACGACGGTACCGCCCTGGTACAACGGACCTTCGTGAAGCCGTTCTTCCGCCATCACGGCCCCGGGCTGCTGACCCGCGAGGCGTCCGTCCTGACGCTGCTCGCCGGGCAGGAGAACATTCCGGCGCCCGACTTCGTCGCCGTGGACGCCACGGCCGAACACTGCGACCACCCGACGCTGTTGATGTCCGCGCTGCCCGGCCGCGTCCGCGTGGACGAGGACGACCTGGCCCGGCGCCTGGACCTGCTAGCGGCTCAGCTCGTCGGCATCCACGGCGTCGTACCGGACGAAAGACCGCGCACGTACCAGGCGTGGACGCCCCCGGAACGCGTGCGCACCCCCGACGGCCCCCTGTGGGAGCGGGCCGTCGACGCGCTCCGCCGGGAGCCGCCGGCGTACGACGGCCGCTTCCTGCACCGCGACTTCCACCCCGGGAACGTACTCTTCGCGGGAACCGGTCCCACCCTGCGGATCACCGGCGTCGTGGACTGGGTCGAGACGTCGTGGGGACCTGCCGACCTGGACGTGGCGCACTGTTCGACCGCGCTCGCGCTGCTGCACGGGCCGGCGCACGGGCTGGAGTTCCGCGAGCGGTACGAGGCACAGGGCGGCCGCTGCCTCGCCGACGACCACGACCACCTGTACTGGCGGCTGCTCGACGCCCTGCACTACTGCCCCGACGCGGCGAAACTGGCCGGCCCGTGGCGTGAACTGGGCCGGGACGATCTGACGTCCGACGTGGTGGCGGAACGGCTGGAGGCGTACGTGGACGGACTGCTGCGGCGATACGGCTGA
- a CDS encoding fasciclin domain-containing protein has product MNTLSFRRAAIAVTAAAVLPLVLTACGGDDSKKDSSASASDAPAAPAPSGAQSSAAGDSSMTDKPFGSACATVPKDGAGSFDGMAKDPVATAASHNPALSTLVAAVKKAGLVDTLNNAQNITVFAPTNDAFAKIPKADLDKVLNDKATLTKILTYHVVGQKVTPQQLQNGSFDTLEKGKVTTSGSGTSYKVNDSANVVCGNVPTANATVYIVDTVLMPK; this is encoded by the coding sequence ATGAACACCCTGAGTTTCCGCCGTGCCGCGATCGCCGTCACCGCCGCCGCCGTTCTGCCGCTCGTACTGACCGCCTGCGGAGGCGACGACAGCAAGAAGGACAGCTCCGCCTCCGCGTCGGACGCCCCCGCGGCCCCCGCACCCTCGGGTGCGCAGTCGTCGGCGGCCGGAGACTCGTCGATGACGGACAAGCCGTTCGGCTCGGCCTGTGCGACGGTGCCGAAGGACGGCGCGGGGTCGTTCGACGGCATGGCCAAGGACCCGGTCGCCACCGCCGCCTCCCACAACCCGGCGCTCTCCACGCTGGTCGCCGCGGTCAAGAAGGCCGGCCTCGTCGACACCCTCAACAACGCACAGAACATCACGGTGTTCGCTCCCACCAACGACGCCTTCGCGAAGATCCCGAAGGCCGACCTGGACAAGGTCCTCAACGACAAGGCCACCCTGACCAAGATCCTGACCTACCACGTGGTGGGCCAGAAGGTCACGCCCCAGCAGCTGCAGAACGGCTCCTTCGACACCCTGGAGAAGGGCAAGGTCACCACGTCCGGCTCGGGCACCTCGTACAAGGTCAACGACTCCGCCAACGTGGTCTGCGGCAATGTGCCCACCGCCAACGCCACCGTCTACATCGTCGACACCGTCCTGATGCCCAAGTAA
- a CDS encoding DUF1295 domain-containing protein: MAGFPWHAFATGLLLTAAAVLAVMLITFAVAVVTGMHRVVDVAWGLGFTGAALVAYTVSAGHGDDAGRLLVTLATAIWGLRLAAHIAWRGRGHGEDPRYDRMLAKAPGSRNAYALRMIYLLQGGLIWLISLPVQAAQFTPGPLGAAALTGGVLWAAGLVFESVGDFQLARFKADPAHRGQIMDRGLWAWTRHPNYFGDFLIWWGLFAMACGTWQSAALSLLSPLLMSFLLTRGSGKRLLEEHMKDRPGYTAYAARTSGFVPLPPRRHPSSSTARP, from the coding sequence ATGGCCGGCTTTCCCTGGCACGCGTTCGCCACCGGGCTCCTCCTCACGGCGGCCGCGGTGCTCGCCGTCATGCTCATCACCTTCGCCGTCGCCGTGGTCACGGGCATGCACCGGGTGGTCGATGTCGCCTGGGGCCTGGGGTTCACCGGCGCGGCGCTGGTCGCGTACACCGTCTCGGCAGGCCACGGCGATGATGCGGGCCGGCTCCTGGTGACGCTCGCGACCGCGATCTGGGGGCTGCGTCTGGCCGCGCACATCGCCTGGCGCGGCCGCGGGCACGGCGAGGATCCGCGCTACGACCGCATGCTGGCGAAGGCTCCCGGCAGCCGCAACGCCTACGCCCTGCGCATGATCTACCTCTTGCAGGGCGGCCTCATCTGGCTCATCTCTCTGCCCGTCCAGGCCGCGCAGTTCACGCCCGGCCCGCTGGGCGCCGCCGCCCTGACCGGGGGCGTCCTGTGGGCCGCGGGGCTGGTCTTCGAGTCGGTGGGTGACTTCCAGCTCGCCCGGTTCAAGGCCGACCCCGCACACCGCGGCCAGATCATGGACCGCGGCCTGTGGGCGTGGACCCGGCACCCCAACTACTTCGGCGACTTCCTGATCTGGTGGGGCCTGTTCGCCATGGCCTGCGGGACGTGGCAGTCGGCGGCGCTCTCGCTCCTGTCACCGCTGCTGATGTCGTTCCTCCTCACGCGCGGCAGCGGGAAACGCCTCCTGGAAGAGCACATGAAGGACCGCCCCGGCTACACCGCGTACGCGGCTCGCACCAGCGGCTTCGTCCCCCTCCCCCCACGCCGTCACCCCTCCTCCTCGACGGCGCGGCCATGA
- a CDS encoding anti-sigma factor → MTGADLHTLTGAYALHALLDDERTEFERHLAQCEPCTQEVRELAATAGRLGLAMTTTPPPALKADVLRRISTVRQDPPRTTPLAPHVTRTGRTRTLTRLALAACLAAAVALGGTAAWQHQRADTARDQAKSAQKQYRQLADVLTAPDAKATTGPVTGGANATLVIARSRDQAVFLASGLTRPPAGKVYQLWFNDAGTMRPAGLMNPTQTTEAVLLTGPVDQATGMGITLEPTGGSPHPTTTPLAVMAFPHA, encoded by the coding sequence GTGACCGGAGCCGACCTGCACACACTGACCGGCGCATACGCCCTGCACGCACTCCTCGACGACGAACGCACGGAATTCGAACGCCACCTCGCCCAATGCGAGCCCTGCACCCAGGAAGTCCGCGAACTCGCCGCCACCGCAGGCCGTCTCGGCCTGGCCATGACCACCACACCTCCCCCAGCGCTGAAAGCAGACGTCCTGCGCAGGATCAGCACCGTACGCCAGGACCCGCCCCGCACCACACCCCTGGCACCCCACGTGACGCGGACCGGCCGCACGCGCACCCTGACACGCCTCGCACTCGCCGCCTGCCTCGCCGCCGCCGTCGCACTCGGCGGCACCGCCGCCTGGCAGCACCAGCGGGCCGACACCGCACGCGACCAGGCAAAGTCCGCCCAAAAACAGTACCGGCAACTGGCCGACGTCCTGACGGCCCCCGACGCCAAAGCGACCACCGGACCAGTCACAGGCGGCGCCAACGCCACCCTCGTCATCGCCCGCAGCCGCGACCAAGCCGTCTTCCTCGCCTCCGGCCTCACACGACCCCCCGCAGGAAAGGTCTACCAACTCTGGTTCAACGACGCCGGCACCATGCGACCCGCCGGACTCATGAACCCCACCCAAACCACCGAAGCAGTCCTGCTCACCGGCCCCGTCGACCAAGCCACCGGCATGGGCATCACCCTCGAACCCACAGGCGGCTCCCCACACCCCACCACCACACCCCTGGCCGTCATGGCCTTCCCCCACGCCTGA
- a CDS encoding fasciclin domain-containing protein — protein sequence MNSIRIRRSALIGAVAVAFPLALAVVPLAASADSMPGPFGPACTSVPKQGSGSFGGMAKDPVATAASHNPALSTLVAAAKKAGLVDTLNNAKNITVFAPTNDAFSKIPKSTLDKVMNDKAQLTKILTYHVVGQKITPDQLGKGSFKTLEGATLTTSGSASAYKVNGRTNIVCGNVPTANATVYIIDSVLMPTS from the coding sequence ATGAACAGCATCCGCATCAGGCGCTCGGCGCTCATCGGTGCCGTCGCCGTAGCGTTCCCGCTCGCCCTCGCCGTGGTGCCGCTCGCGGCGTCCGCCGACAGCATGCCCGGCCCCTTCGGCCCGGCCTGTACCAGCGTGCCCAAGCAGGGTTCCGGCAGTTTCGGCGGGATGGCCAAGGACCCGGTCGCCACCGCCGCCTCCCACAACCCGGCGCTCTCCACGCTGGTCGCCGCCGCCAAGAAGGCGGGCCTGGTCGACACGCTGAACAACGCGAAGAACATCACGGTCTTCGCGCCCACGAACGATGCGTTCAGCAAGATCCCCAAGAGCACGCTCGACAAGGTGATGAACGACAAGGCCCAGCTCACCAAGATCCTCACCTACCACGTGGTGGGACAGAAGATCACGCCTGACCAGCTGGGCAAGGGCAGCTTCAAGACCCTCGAAGGGGCCACTCTCACCACGTCCGGATCCGCCTCGGCCTACAAGGTCAACGGCCGAACCAACATCGTGTGCGGCAACGTGCCCACCGCCAACGCCACCGTCTACATCATCGACAGCGTCCTCATGCCCACCTCGTGA
- a CDS encoding NucA/NucB deoxyribonuclease domain-containing protein has product MKRVRHLLAAVAALALTAALLALGASPAAAAPAKAAPKGHGTCKSTAPGSQARRHGTGWTCGKAEPVAVPSQAIAKATAKATDTEGTANEPSDGPCPKGRNADRHNYCWGEKFTITAFDTDGKETGHSVVVALSFARLSSSSGKWTENLAVKATEMEGEAKTVSMDLSATCSGLCTVDAPAWGGAPIELSLGDERTGNLSFTSSVTKGTNSFIYPTYTSFGTILEAGGGLANPVSWNGHQLRCDAQVGQYPGCIVMGHMANVTIRESAYGAAAIAYAWAQSNLHGGNFGTETKPLQRNSGGRTEAAKKRRQSCTAAPLPFKPDPSVANDSCDEFPFASSVQGGTNGSDCTEIIPRKTDGVWHVDVVRDSPHGSNAPCIRAHVPLPENTGAGGELGRAVVADRILEMEWYEVILAP; this is encoded by the coding sequence TTGAAACGCGTCAGACACCTGCTCGCGGCCGTAGCCGCACTCGCCCTCACCGCGGCCCTCCTCGCCCTGGGCGCCTCACCGGCCGCCGCCGCACCCGCCAAGGCCGCCCCCAAGGGCCACGGCACGTGCAAGTCCACGGCCCCGGGGTCCCAGGCGCGCCGCCATGGCACCGGCTGGACCTGCGGCAAGGCGGAACCCGTCGCCGTCCCTTCCCAAGCCATTGCCAAGGCCACGGCCAAAGCCACTGACACCGAAGGCACCGCGAACGAGCCCTCGGACGGTCCATGCCCCAAGGGCCGGAACGCCGACCGGCACAACTACTGCTGGGGCGAGAAGTTCACGATCACGGCCTTCGACACCGACGGCAAGGAGACAGGCCACTCCGTCGTCGTGGCCTTGAGCTTCGCCCGCCTGAGCTCCTCCAGCGGAAAGTGGACGGAGAACCTCGCCGTCAAGGCCACCGAGATGGAGGGCGAAGCGAAGACCGTGTCGATGGACCTGTCCGCCACCTGCAGCGGCCTGTGCACCGTGGACGCACCGGCCTGGGGCGGCGCACCCATAGAGCTCTCGCTCGGTGACGAGAGGACCGGGAACCTGTCCTTCACCTCCAGCGTCACCAAGGGCACCAACTCGTTCATCTACCCCACCTACACGTCGTTCGGGACGATCCTCGAGGCGGGCGGCGGCCTTGCGAACCCGGTGAGCTGGAACGGCCACCAGCTGCGCTGTGATGCGCAGGTCGGCCAGTACCCCGGCTGCATCGTGATGGGGCACATGGCCAACGTGACCATCCGCGAATCCGCCTACGGGGCAGCCGCCATCGCCTACGCCTGGGCGCAGAGCAACCTCCATGGCGGCAACTTCGGCACCGAGACGAAGCCGCTGCAGCGCAATTCCGGAGGGAGGACGGAAGCGGCCAAGAAGCGCAGGCAGTCGTGCACGGCGGCCCCGCTGCCGTTCAAGCCGGACCCCAGTGTCGCGAACGACTCCTGCGACGAGTTTCCCTTCGCCAGCTCGGTGCAGGGTGGCACGAACGGCTCCGACTGCACGGAGATCATCCCCAGGAAGACCGACGGGGTGTGGCACGTCGATGTCGTACGGGACAGCCCCCACGGCAGTAACGCACCCTGCATCCGGGCCCATGTGCCCCTGCCCGAGAACACGGGTGCCGGGGGCGAACTCGGCCGAGCCGTCGTCGCGGACCGCATACTCGAGATGGAGTGGTACGAGGTGATCCTCGCCCCCTAG
- a CDS encoding MFS transporter, with the protein MEVSGVHNPAPTPDETTEPYRWRWLILVVMIVAEIMDLLDASIVNVAGPDLEKSLGAGSVGLQWVIGGYALTLGGGLVLGGRLGDRYGRRRMFLMGLAAFTTCSLLCAIAPNIGSLIAFRLLQGTAGAILLPQGLGLLRENFSGPELTKVFAVFGPVLGLGGIVGPVLGGFLIEGDFFGLGWRSVFLVNLPIGIAALIVAARFVPKKTGDRAVRVDMAGAALVVASCALLVLPLNQGQEEGWPLWTWLSMAASAIGFVLFALHQRRAAAAGREPLVTPGLLRKPAFTVGLGGIALFFGGLIGSQLVLTLFLQIGHRFTAGEAGLGNLPLAVGTAIGGAVSGAFLADRIGRKVLQIGPLVQLAGAAVLWRELDGLDAASVSIWDIVPGVAVAGVGAGLVIAALFSFILAAVDDDEIGSASGVLSAVQAVGGSIGVAVFGSVFFARAKTGDFTGGFHRALIVQAGLLVVFLAITFLLPRKGRPEEEQHGINPETTVDGTGTGTEQHVTA; encoded by the coding sequence GTGGAGGTATCTGGCGTGCACAACCCGGCCCCGACCCCCGACGAGACGACCGAGCCCTACCGGTGGCGATGGCTGATCCTGGTGGTGATGATCGTCGCGGAGATCATGGACCTCCTGGACGCCTCGATCGTCAACGTCGCCGGACCGGACCTGGAGAAGTCCCTCGGTGCCGGTTCCGTCGGCCTGCAATGGGTGATCGGCGGTTACGCCCTCACCCTGGGCGGCGGGCTCGTGCTCGGCGGCCGGCTCGGCGATCGCTACGGCAGGCGCCGGATGTTCCTGATGGGACTCGCGGCATTCACCACGTGCTCCCTGCTGTGCGCGATCGCGCCGAACATCGGGTCGCTGATCGCCTTCCGCCTGCTGCAGGGCACCGCCGGAGCGATACTGCTGCCCCAGGGCCTGGGTCTGCTGCGGGAGAACTTCTCCGGCCCCGAGCTCACCAAGGTCTTCGCGGTCTTCGGGCCCGTCCTGGGTCTGGGCGGCATCGTCGGCCCCGTCCTGGGCGGCTTCCTGATCGAGGGCGACTTCTTCGGCCTGGGCTGGCGGTCGGTGTTCTTGGTCAACCTGCCCATCGGCATCGCGGCACTGATCGTCGCGGCGCGGTTCGTGCCCAAGAAGACGGGCGACCGCGCGGTACGGGTCGACATGGCCGGCGCCGCCCTGGTCGTGGCGTCCTGCGCTCTGCTGGTGCTGCCGCTCAACCAGGGGCAGGAGGAGGGCTGGCCCCTGTGGACGTGGCTGTCCATGGCGGCCTCGGCGATCGGGTTCGTTCTCTTCGCCCTGCACCAGCGCCGTGCGGCGGCCGCGGGCCGCGAGCCGTTGGTGACCCCGGGCCTGCTGCGCAAGCCGGCCTTCACCGTGGGGCTCGGCGGCATCGCCCTGTTCTTCGGCGGACTGATCGGCAGCCAGCTCGTACTCACCCTGTTCCTCCAGATCGGCCACCGCTTCACCGCCGGAGAGGCGGGTCTTGGCAACCTGCCCCTCGCGGTGGGAACCGCGATCGGCGGCGCGGTCAGCGGCGCGTTCCTCGCCGACAGGATCGGCCGCAAGGTGCTCCAGATCGGACCGCTGGTCCAGCTGGCCGGAGCTGCCGTGCTCTGGCGCGAGCTCGACGGCCTCGATGCCGCCTCGGTCTCGATCTGGGACATCGTTCCCGGAGTCGCGGTGGCGGGCGTCGGCGCCGGCCTGGTGATCGCCGCCCTGTTCAGCTTCATCCTGGCCGCGGTCGACGACGACGAGATCGGATCCGCCTCCGGTGTCCTGTCGGCGGTCCAGGCGGTGGGCGGCTCCATCGGCGTCGCGGTCTTCGGCTCGGTGTTCTTCGCGCGGGCGAAGACCGGTGACTTCACCGGCGGCTTCCACCGCGCGTTGATCGTCCAGGCAGGGCTGCTGGTGGTCTTCCTCGCCATCACCTTCCTGCTGCCCAGGAAGGGCCGCCCCGAAGAAGAGCAGCACGGCATCAACCCCGAGACGACTGTCGACGGCACCGGCACCGGCACCGAGCAGCACGTCACCGCCTGA
- a CDS encoding sulfite oxidase, with protein MKLLSRGFRLPLAALSGLLAGFAALAVAELVSAAVRPESGPVIAVGGAAIDRTPPALKDWAIRHFGTNDKLVLQLGILGVLALLALVLGVLALRFRRIGAAGILLFGVVGALAATSRPDSTSAADALPSVVGSLAGAGLLYLLIGRLTTPQSTAEAEGPPTDRMSVRADGWDRRGFVIAASAAAAASAGAGLLGRSLNNSRGQGAVASRGKVLLPAPASAARPIPPGAVLHTPGISPFVTPNGDFYRVDTALVIPKVDATAWRMKIHGKGVSRPLTLTFQDLLKRQLIERDITLTCVSNEVGGPYVGNARWIGVPLADLLKEAGVRPPSRGGPADQLVARSVDGMTIGTPVEDIMDGRDAMLAVGMNGEPLPFVHGFPVRMVVPGLYGYVSACKWLQDLELTTFADYDSYWVKRSWAQKAPIKTESRIDTPKPFARPKAGTVMVAGVAWAQHRGIDRVEVRVDDGPWTRADLAAEDTTDTWRQWSLPWKADSGPHTLTVRATDRTGRTQTEQRTPTIPDGASGWHSVVITVD; from the coding sequence ATGAAACTTCTGAGCAGAGGGTTCCGCCTTCCGCTCGCAGCCCTGTCCGGACTGCTCGCCGGGTTCGCCGCGCTGGCCGTCGCCGAGCTGGTGTCCGCTGCGGTCCGGCCCGAATCCGGGCCGGTGATCGCGGTGGGCGGCGCGGCCATCGACCGCACGCCTCCCGCGCTCAAGGACTGGGCGATCCGCCACTTCGGCACCAACGACAAGCTCGTCCTTCAGCTCGGCATCCTCGGCGTCCTGGCCCTGCTGGCCCTCGTGCTCGGTGTGCTGGCGCTGCGTTTTCGCCGGATCGGGGCCGCCGGGATCCTGCTGTTCGGGGTCGTGGGGGCTCTGGCGGCCACCAGCCGCCCGGACTCGACGAGCGCGGCGGACGCCCTCCCGTCGGTGGTGGGCTCCCTGGCGGGCGCGGGACTCCTGTACCTGCTCATCGGGCGTCTCACCACGCCGCAGAGCACCGCCGAAGCCGAGGGACCGCCGACTGACCGGATGTCCGTGCGTGCGGACGGCTGGGACAGGCGCGGCTTCGTCATCGCGGCGAGCGCGGCGGCTGCCGCCTCGGCCGGCGCCGGGCTGCTGGGTAGGTCCCTGAACAATTCCCGAGGCCAAGGAGCGGTCGCCTCACGGGGCAAGGTCCTGCTCCCGGCGCCTGCCTCCGCGGCCCGGCCGATCCCGCCCGGTGCTGTGCTGCACACCCCCGGCATCAGCCCGTTCGTCACCCCCAACGGTGACTTCTATCGCGTCGACACCGCCCTGGTGATCCCGAAGGTCGATGCCACCGCATGGCGGATGAAGATCCATGGGAAGGGCGTCAGCCGGCCTCTCACTCTCACCTTCCAGGACCTTCTGAAACGTCAACTGATCGAGCGGGACATCACGTTGACATGTGTCTCCAACGAGGTCGGCGGCCCCTATGTGGGGAACGCGCGGTGGATCGGGGTGCCGCTGGCCGACCTGCTCAAGGAGGCGGGGGTGCGGCCGCCGTCTCGCGGCGGCCCGGCCGATCAGCTCGTGGCGCGTTCGGTGGACGGCATGACGATCGGCACGCCGGTGGAGGACATCATGGACGGCCGCGACGCGATGCTCGCCGTCGGCATGAACGGCGAACCTCTTCCGTTCGTGCACGGCTTCCCGGTCCGCATGGTCGTGCCGGGTCTGTACGGCTACGTCTCGGCGTGCAAGTGGCTCCAGGATCTGGAACTGACGACGTTCGCCGACTACGACTCGTACTGGGTCAAGCGGTCCTGGGCGCAGAAGGCGCCGATCAAGACCGAGTCCCGCATCGACACCCCGAAGCCGTTCGCGCGCCCGAAAGCCGGGACGGTGATGGTCGCCGGGGTGGCCTGGGCACAGCACCGCGGGATCGACCGGGTCGAGGTCCGCGTGGACGACGGCCCGTGGACGCGGGCCGACCTGGCCGCGGAGGACACCACCGACACCTGGCGCCAGTGGTCCCTGCCCTGGAAGGCCGATTCCGGGCCCCACACCCTCACGGTCCGGGCCACCGATCGCACCGGTCGGACACAGACCGAGCAGCGCACCCCCACCATCCCGGACGGTGCGAGCGGCTGGCACTCGGTGGTGATCACCGTGGACTGA